The SAR202 cluster bacterium genome includes a window with the following:
- a CDS encoding response regulator: MLTLFGRRSRRVETAGAAALSPQASRSWVNGPWNILVAAGDVSVLARAVRALREDPRYVVHTSNDGRLALECARQVRPDMVLVDPSLPTPDGSRVHESLRDALGARARIVVVSNGGREPMADGNLGVGFRAEDLLKMARALLDSRPIMGAGA, from the coding sequence ATGCTCACGCTGTTCGGTCGAAGGTCGCGAAGGGTTGAGACGGCAGGGGCGGCAGCGCTCTCGCCGCAGGCGTCGCGGTCCTGGGTGAACGGGCCATGGAACATCCTTGTGGCGGCGGGCGACGTATCCGTCCTGGCGCGCGCCGTTCGAGCGCTGCGGGAAGACCCCCGCTACGTGGTGCATACCTCCAACGACGGCCGACTGGCGCTGGAGTGCGCCCGACAGGTGAGGCCGGACATGGTGCTGGTGGACCCGTCGTTGCCCACTCCCGACGGCTCGCGCGTGCACGAGAGCCTGCGCGATGCGCTGGGCGCGCGGGCGCGAATCGTGGTGGTGTCGAACGGCGGCAGGGAGCCGATGGCGGATGGCAACCTGGGGGTGGGTTTCAGAGCGGAAGACCTGCTCAAGATGGCGCGTGCGTTGCTGGACAGCCGACCGATAATGGGAGCGGGCGCGTGA